The proteins below are encoded in one region of Apium graveolens cultivar Ventura chromosome 4, ASM990537v1, whole genome shotgun sequence:
- the LOC141718710 gene encoding secreted RxLR effector protein 161-like: MNQNSKLTSDENGKAVDIKRYRGMIGCLLYLTASQPDIMYNVCVCARFQANPKESYLNAVKRIFHYLSGTINLGLFYPITNAFNLVGCSDTGYAGCQTDRKSTSGVCAYFGQSLVLWQSKKQTSVALSTAEGEYLAGGSCCAQVLWMIQTLPDFGIICAKMPIYCDNTSTINISMNPVNHSRTKYIDVRHHFLRDKIARGKIELVFVRNEYQLTDISIKPLAEERLLPFDEN; this comes from the coding sequence ATGAATCAAAATAGCAAGCTGACTTCAGATGAAAACGGTAAGGCAGTTGATATCAAGAggtatagaggtatgattggttgTCTTTTATATCTTACTGCTTCTCAACCGGATATTATGTATAATGTTTGTGTATGTGCTCGCTTTCAAGCTAACCCAAAAGAATCTTacttaaatgcagttaaaagaatTTTTCACTATTTAAGTGGTACGATTAATTTAGGGTTGTTTTATCCTATCACAAATGCTTTTAATCTTGTTGGGTGTAGTGATACAGGCTATGCAGGTTGCCAAACAGATAGAAAAAGCACTAGTGGTGTTTGTGCTTATTTTGGTCAAAGCTTAGTATTGtggcaaagtaagaaacaaacATCGGTGGCTCTTTCTACTGCCGAAGGAGAATATTTAGCTGGCGGTAGTTGTTGCGCCCAAGTTTTGTGGATGATTCAGACTCTTCCGGACTTTGGAATAATATGTGCAAAGATGCCAATTTATTGTGACAATACAAGCACCATCAACATCTCGATGAATCCGGTtaatcactcaagaacaaagtatattgatgttcgtcatcaTTTCTTGAGAGATAAGATTGCTCGAGGTAAGATTGAACTTGTTTTCGTTCGTAATGAATATCAATTAACAGATATTTCTATAAAGCCATTGGCTGAAGAAAGATTGCTTCCATTCGACGAGAACTAG